From Streptomyces sp. Edi4, one genomic window encodes:
- a CDS encoding tautomerase family protein — protein MPFVRIDALGADHARLDALGRAVHDALTETIGIPPDDRFQVLTAHDGTRGTLRYDDYLGVRRDAGIVYVAITLRRGRRAEQKRALYRRIAELAHAYAGTEPRNVFVTLTENESIDWSLGNGLAQYCP, from the coding sequence ATGCCATTCGTCCGCATCGACGCGCTCGGCGCCGACCACGCCCGTCTCGACGCGCTGGGCCGCGCCGTGCACGACGCCCTGACCGAGACGATCGGCATTCCGCCCGACGACCGGTTCCAGGTACTGACCGCCCACGACGGAACCCGCGGCACACTGCGCTACGACGACTATCTCGGCGTCCGGCGCGACGCCGGCATCGTGTACGTGGCGATCACCCTGCGCCGAGGCCGGAGGGCCGAACAGAAGCGGGCGCTCTACCGCCGCATCGCCGAGCTCGCGCACGCGTACGCGGGGACGGAGCCGCGCAACGTCTTCGTCACGCTCACCGAGAACGAGTCCATCGACTGGTCGCTCGGCAACGGGCTGGCCCAGTACTGCCCCTAG
- a CDS encoding alpha/beta hydrolase, producing the protein MPYFTTPTDETQLHFIDYGPGEGPTLVFVNSAYFGTEMWEFQMLPLAAEGYRCVGLDRRGHGKSQDVWGGYDLDTLTDDLGALLDHLGLRDVTLIGHSLGAAEAVRLLTRHGSGRVARLALVGGMAPGIVRCAENPDGLPAGTIEALNETFRKDRAAFFASGAAGCFALGLPGNDVSDAYVENVIRDCHGATARAATAVLANFVTLDMAGEARKIDVPALVVHGDQDASAPIALTGRRVAGLIPDSTFRVYENAGHGLYVTHADQLNADLREFIAAA; encoded by the coding sequence ATGCCGTACTTCACCACGCCCACCGACGAGACCCAGCTCCACTTCATCGACTACGGGCCGGGCGAGGGGCCCACGCTGGTCTTCGTCAACAGCGCCTACTTCGGCACCGAGATGTGGGAGTTCCAGATGCTGCCGCTCGCCGCCGAGGGGTACCGCTGCGTGGGGCTCGACCGCCGCGGTCACGGCAAGTCGCAGGACGTGTGGGGCGGCTACGACCTCGACACGCTCACCGACGACCTCGGCGCGCTCCTGGACCATCTCGGCCTGCGCGACGTCACCCTGATCGGCCACTCGCTCGGCGCGGCCGAGGCCGTTCGCCTCCTCACCCGGCACGGCAGCGGGCGGGTGGCGCGGCTCGCCCTGGTCGGCGGGATGGCGCCCGGCATCGTGCGGTGCGCCGAGAATCCCGACGGGCTGCCCGCCGGGACGATCGAGGCGCTGAACGAGACGTTCCGCAAGGACCGCGCCGCGTTCTTCGCGTCGGGCGCCGCCGGCTGCTTCGCCCTCGGGCTGCCCGGCAACGACGTCTCGGACGCGTACGTGGAAAACGTCATCCGGGACTGTCACGGCGCCACCGCGCGCGCCGCGACCGCCGTCCTGGCCAACTTCGTCACCCTGGACATGGCGGGCGAGGCGCGGAAGATCGACGTGCCCGCCCTCGTGGTCCACGGCGACCAGGACGCCTCCGCTCCCATCGCCCTCACCGGACGTCGCGTCGCCGGCCTGATCCCCGACAGCACCTTCAGGGTGTACGAGAACGCAGGCCATGGCCTGTACGTCACGCACGCCGATCAACTCAACGCCGATCTGCGGGAGTTCATCGCGGCCGCCTGA
- a CDS encoding MFS transporter: MDGRRSLGRRFGWLWAAYGVSTVGTMLAFDAFSMIAIIVLHAGPAAVSALAASGLAVGALLAVPLGPWVEFRPKRPVMIAADLVRFAAVLSVPAAFALGRLGFAQLVIVSVVVSAADIAFRAASGACLKALLPPDDLLVANGRFESTMWTATMAGPPLGGLAVALFGPMTTVTADAVSYLLSASGIRAMGRDEARPARAGARIRPGDLIEGWRHILRHPTLRPLFFNTLVVNALIMAIMPPLASLMLGPLGFPLWQYGLAFGAPCVGGLIGARLARRLVARFGQHRVMMTSGVLRACWVLGLVLVRPGVVGLVLVATVELGLITSCGVFNPVFSTYRLEQTGTDVVARTLSAWTVTGKATTAGLTALWGVLAGLAGPRTAIAVAGVLMLATPFLLPRRAPVPTREPAAAPSGA, encoded by the coding sequence GTGGACGGGCGACGGTCGTTGGGGCGGCGGTTCGGGTGGCTGTGGGCCGCCTACGGAGTCAGCACGGTCGGCACGATGCTGGCCTTCGACGCGTTCTCGATGATCGCCATCATCGTTCTGCACGCCGGGCCGGCCGCCGTGTCCGCGCTCGCCGCGAGCGGCCTCGCGGTGGGCGCGCTGCTCGCGGTGCCGCTCGGCCCGTGGGTGGAGTTCCGGCCCAAGCGGCCGGTGATGATCGCGGCGGACCTCGTACGGTTCGCGGCGGTGCTCAGCGTGCCCGCCGCGTTCGCGCTCGGCCGGCTCGGCTTCGCTCAGCTCGTGATCGTCTCGGTCGTGGTCAGCGCGGCCGACATCGCCTTCCGGGCCGCGAGCGGCGCGTGCCTGAAGGCGCTCCTGCCGCCCGACGACCTGCTCGTCGCCAACGGCAGATTCGAATCCACCATGTGGACCGCCACCATGGCCGGGCCCCCGCTCGGAGGCCTCGCGGTCGCGCTGTTCGGGCCGATGACCACCGTGACGGCCGACGCGGTCAGCTATCTGCTCTCCGCGTCCGGGATCCGGGCGATGGGCCGCGACGAGGCACGGCCCGCCCGCGCCGGCGCCCGGATCAGGCCCGGCGACCTGATCGAGGGCTGGCGGCACATCCTGCGCCATCCGACGCTGCGTCCGCTGTTCTTCAACACCCTCGTGGTCAACGCTCTGATCATGGCGATCATGCCGCCGCTCGCCTCGCTCATGCTCGGCCCGCTCGGCTTCCCGCTCTGGCAGTACGGTCTGGCATTCGGCGCGCCCTGCGTGGGCGGCCTCATCGGCGCCCGGCTCGCGCGCCGGCTCGTGGCGCGCTTCGGGCAGCACCGGGTCATGATGACCAGCGGGGTGCTGCGCGCCTGTTGGGTCCTCGGCCTGGTGCTGGTGCGGCCCGGGGTCGTCGGGCTGGTGCTCGTGGCCACCGTCGAACTCGGTCTCATCACCTCCTGCGGCGTCTTCAACCCGGTGTTCTCCACCTACCGGCTCGAACAGACCGGCACGGACGTGGTGGCCCGCACCCTGTCCGCGTGGACGGTCACCGGCAAGGCGACCACCGCGGGCCTGACCGCGCTGTGGGGCGTGCTGGCGGGACTGGCCGGGCCGCGCACCGCGATCGCGGTCGCCGGCGTCCTCATGCTGGCCACGCCGTTCCTGCTGCCCCGGCGCGCGCCCGTACCGACGCGGGAGCCGGCCGCCGCACCGAGCGGCGCCTGA
- a CDS encoding amidase family protein, giving the protein MTTWAGRTAVEIADAVRREEVSPREVVADHLARIAEGDGRIGAFRVVRAEAALAEADAVGARADLAGLPLAGVPVAVKDNVPVRGESTRNGSAATSTEPAAADHVLVARLRAAGAVVVGLTHVPELCVFGTTDGVYGIARNPWDLTRTPGGSSGGSAAAVAAGFVPLALGNDGMGSLRIPAAHCGLVGLKPGSGRVPRELGGGWYGMSENGPLATTVADARLMFSVLAGEAAEDFGTRTVRSPAGAGPGGGGEGDGGQAAPASARLAVAFSMRSPIPGVRVAARYAALAREAAGALARAGHEVTLAHPPYPLSLGTVVLARWTGGTAQDAEGLDPRLLTPRTRRHAALGRFAARLGMLRSDHKAALNRRLEPFFTRYDVLITPALARRGPAADAWHERGWLANVLVNTACSPMTPPWNLSGRPALAVPFGVLPTGLPGSVQLVGRPGSEHQLLDLAAQLEQMRPWERTAPLTGGATAPAQGS; this is encoded by the coding sequence GTGACCACATGGGCAGGCCGCACGGCTGTCGAGATAGCCGACGCGGTGCGCCGCGAGGAGGTCTCGCCGCGTGAGGTGGTCGCCGATCACCTGGCCAGGATCGCCGAGGGGGACGGCCGAATCGGCGCGTTCCGGGTGGTGCGCGCCGAGGCCGCCCTCGCGGAGGCCGACGCGGTCGGCGCGCGGGCCGATCTTGCCGGCCTGCCGCTGGCGGGCGTGCCCGTGGCGGTCAAGGACAACGTGCCGGTGCGTGGTGAGAGCACGCGCAACGGTTCGGCGGCCACGTCGACGGAGCCGGCCGCCGCCGACCATGTCCTGGTGGCCCGGCTGCGCGCGGCGGGCGCGGTGGTGGTGGGCCTCACCCACGTACCGGAGCTGTGTGTCTTCGGCACCACGGACGGCGTGTACGGCATCGCCCGCAATCCCTGGGACCTGACGCGCACGCCGGGCGGCTCCTCGGGCGGCAGCGCGGCCGCGGTCGCCGCCGGGTTCGTGCCGCTCGCGCTGGGCAACGACGGCATGGGATCCCTGCGCATACCCGCCGCGCACTGCGGCCTCGTCGGCCTCAAGCCGGGAAGCGGCCGGGTCCCGCGCGAGCTCGGCGGCGGCTGGTACGGCATGTCGGAGAACGGCCCGCTGGCGACGACGGTGGCGGACGCGCGGCTGATGTTCTCCGTGCTCGCCGGCGAAGCGGCCGAGGACTTCGGGACGCGGACCGTGCGGTCGCCCGCGGGCGCTGGGCCGGGGGGTGGTGGCGAGGGGGACGGCGGTCAGGCAGCTCCGGCCTCCGCCAGGCTCGCCGTCGCGTTCTCGATGCGCAGCCCCATTCCCGGCGTACGGGTCGCGGCGCGGTACGCCGCCCTCGCACGCGAGGCGGCCGGGGCGCTGGCCAGGGCGGGGCACGAGGTGACGCTCGCCCACCCGCCGTATCCGCTCTCCCTGGGCACGGTCGTCCTCGCCCGCTGGACGGGTGGCACGGCCCAGGACGCCGAAGGCCTCGATCCCCGGCTGCTGACACCCCGCACCCGGCGCCACGCGGCGCTGGGACGGTTCGCCGCGCGGCTCGGCATGCTGCGGTCGGACCACAAGGCGGCGCTCAACCGCCGCCTGGAGCCGTTCTTCACGCGGTACGACGTGCTGATCACCCCCGCCCTCGCGCGTCGGGGCCCCGCGGCCGATGCCTGGCACGAGCGCGGCTGGCTGGCCAATGTGCTGGTCAACACCGCGTGCTCGCCGATGACCCCGCCGTGGAACCTGTCGGGACGGCCCGCCCTCGCGGTGCCCTTCGGTGTGTTGCCCACCGGTCTTCCCGGCTCCGTCCAGCTGGTGGGTCGGCCCGGCTCGGAGCACCAACTCCTCGATCTGGCAGCCCAGTTGGAGCAGATGCGTCCCTGGGAGCGCACGGCGCCCCTGACCGGTGGCGCGACCGCACCCGCTCAGGGTTCCTAG
- a CDS encoding class I SAM-dependent methyltransferase, whose protein sequence is MSTHHNSAVDSAPRDGHEHGHHHGDLDWEAMAAHLENSGELQLPVLRQTAARLGELLDPGHAVRRVLDIGSGPGVMTCVLAEAFAGAEVVAVDGAPALLDHTLARAERLGVGARVSARHAELPGALEGDGAGEGGVGRADLVWSSKAVHHLGDQQGALDALAGVLNPGGLLAVAEGGLPVRCLPRDIGLGRPGFQARLDAVQEHWFEIMRTELPGSASVVEDWPAMLSRAGLVRTGSFTLLLDLPAPLGEQGRQFLHDQLTRLREKMSESLDAEDRKTLDVLLDSESPEGILHRPDAFLLSATTVHTGVRPA, encoded by the coding sequence ATGAGCACACACCACAACTCGGCCGTTGACTCGGCACCCCGCGACGGTCACGAGCACGGGCACCACCACGGTGATCTCGACTGGGAGGCGATGGCCGCACATCTGGAGAACAGCGGTGAACTCCAGCTTCCGGTGCTGCGCCAAACGGCTGCCCGTCTGGGGGAACTGCTGGATCCCGGACATGCGGTGCGCCGAGTCCTCGACATCGGCAGCGGCCCGGGCGTGATGACCTGCGTGCTGGCCGAGGCATTCGCCGGCGCCGAGGTCGTCGCCGTGGACGGCGCGCCCGCGCTCCTTGACCACACGCTGGCCCGCGCCGAAAGACTGGGAGTCGGCGCGCGGGTGTCGGCCCGGCACGCGGAGCTGCCCGGCGCTCTGGAGGGCGACGGGGCCGGGGAAGGCGGCGTGGGCCGGGCGGATCTGGTCTGGAGCAGCAAGGCCGTGCACCATCTCGGCGACCAGCAGGGCGCGTTGGACGCGCTGGCCGGTGTGCTGAACCCCGGCGGCCTGCTCGCCGTGGCCGAGGGCGGGCTGCCCGTGCGCTGCCTCCCGCGCGACATCGGCCTCGGCAGGCCGGGGTTCCAGGCGCGGCTCGACGCCGTCCAGGAGCACTGGTTCGAGATCATGCGGACCGAACTGCCGGGCAGCGCCTCGGTGGTCGAGGACTGGCCCGCGATGCTGAGCCGGGCCGGGCTCGTGCGGACCGGCAGCTTCACGCTTCTGCTGGACCTGCCGGCCCCGCTGGGTGAGCAGGGCCGCCAGTTCCTGCACGACCAGCTGACGCGGCTGCGCGAGAAGATGAGTGAGTCCCTGGACGCGGAGGACCGCAAGACCCTCGACGTCCTGCTCGACTCCGAATCCCCCGAGGGGATCCTGCACCGGCCCGACGCGTTCCTGCTCTCGGCCACCACCGTGCACACGGGCGTGCGTCCGGCCTGA
- a CDS encoding YkvA family protein: MSTEVTAGLVLAGLVLLAAAVAAVVLTVRLVRARKILRDAGIPLTHKAAFWGALAYVISPVDLLPDPVYLDDVGVLLLALRVLHTAAAAPRGSRELDREWAGPRAGRPK, translated from the coding sequence ATGAGCACCGAAGTGACCGCGGGCCTGGTTCTGGCGGGCCTGGTACTCCTGGCGGCCGCCGTGGCGGCGGTCGTCCTGACGGTACGCCTGGTCCGTGCCCGCAAGATCCTCCGGGACGCCGGGATCCCGCTGACGCACAAAGCCGCCTTCTGGGGCGCCCTCGCCTATGTGATCAGCCCCGTCGACCTCCTGCCCGACCCGGTCTACCTGGACGACGTCGGTGTCCTGCTGCTCGCGCTGCGCGTCCTGCACACGGCGGCGGCCGCACCGCGCGGATCGCGTGAGCTCGACCGCGAGTGGGCGGGTCCGCGCGCGGGCCGGCCGAAGTGA
- a CDS encoding Asp23/Gls24 family envelope stress response protein: protein MASMAEPMGQTLRKPETDEFRTPPQSTTLEPAKSGPGQTPATRGRTTIAGGVVEKIAALAAREVPGVNAMGSGLARTLGAIRPGRAPVTRGVKVEVGERQTAIDLEIVVEYGVSITEVAAEIRLNVIAAVERMTELEVVEVNIAVSDVHLPDESEPESAESRLQ, encoded by the coding sequence GTGGCTTCCATGGCGGAGCCGATGGGCCAGACCCTGCGCAAGCCCGAGACGGACGAATTCCGCACGCCCCCGCAGAGCACCACCCTGGAGCCGGCGAAGAGCGGCCCGGGACAGACCCCCGCGACCCGGGGCCGCACCACCATCGCCGGCGGGGTCGTGGAGAAGATCGCGGCGCTCGCGGCCCGCGAGGTGCCGGGCGTCAACGCCATGGGCAGCGGCCTCGCCCGTACCCTCGGCGCGATACGGCCGGGCCGGGCGCCGGTCACGCGCGGCGTCAAGGTCGAGGTCGGTGAACGGCAGACCGCCATCGACCTGGAGATCGTCGTCGAGTACGGCGTGAGCATCACCGAGGTGGCCGCCGAGATCCGGCTGAACGTCATCGCGGCGGTGGAGCGCATGACGGAACTGGAGGTCGTCGAGGTGAACATCGCCGTGAGCGATGTCCATCTGCCCGACGAGAGCGAGCCGGAGTCCGCCGAGAGCCGGCTTCAGTAG